The DNA sequence CCACAAAACAATACTTCTTGAATTTTGAAACACAGGGATAACCAGACCAATAACCAAACTAGACAGAATCAAGGGCCATTTCTGCTGCGTTTTCTTGCAACACTCATTTGCAAAGCCCAGCCCAAAAATTCACGCTCCCTGAAATCCCTTTTTTCCATTTGGATCTTAAAACTCTGTACCAAGTGTttgtacaaattttttttaaagattttatttattatgtgacagagatcacaagtaggcagaccagcaggcagagaaagagggggaagaaggctccccactgagcagagagcccaatgcagggctcgatcccaagaccctaagatcataacatgagccaaaggcagaggcttaacccactgagccacccaggcgccccatgtttgcACAAATTTTATACAGTGAGGAAACCAAAAAGTTAAGTGGCCCACCCACGGCCACTGTACCACTAGGAGCAGGGCCGAGGCCCTCCCCACACGCCTCGGCTTCTGCTGTGTCCCACGGGACCTACTGCACGCAGATCCCTTGTGCAAGGCCTTAGGTAAAATTTTAGGTAGCCTAGGGAAGTAACTATGGAAGAATCTTCCACCAGTGATCACCACCATCTAATTTTAGAAGTCCCAATGTTCCTAAATCTGGGATACACCAATCATGCTTCATACCCCCACTGAAGTGTCTTTGAGAAAAAGTCATCCGCGCCCCTAGGGCTTACCTGCCAACTTGAATGCAGAAATCCCCACGAATGGTGCCTGGCTTAGAATCCGCTGGGTTGGTCTCCCCAAGCATCATCCGCCCCGTCTTTACCACATTCAGTCCCTCCCAGACCTGGGAACAGTCGGAAAGAGGAACGGCATCAGATCTGTCACTTGGGACCCCTCGGTACAAACCTTCACTGCCCGCCTCAGGGCTTGCTTCCGGCAGACCCATCCATGACCCATTAAGCAGGTCGCCCCAGCACTAGACAGCAGAGGCCTGTAGTGATGCtccgggctccatgcccagtatacTACTCCCATACAGAGAACCCCACTACCCAACTTGGGGACTTCCCACCCGAGAGGAAGATGAACAGGACGGAAGAACCTAAGGCAGCCACCAGCAGGAGAACAAACAGTAATGAAGAGGTAGAGGCCAGTGATCGGGCTGAAAGAGTCAGGGGACATTAGTACAGGACATGGTGAGGATTCCCACGGAAGTCTAGGTGCAGTCCAGGGAGAACAGGAAGAATCAAGAGCCGTCCTCTAAGAATCGGGGCCCGACTTCAGTGCCTCCCTCCTGAACTTTCTACTCCTCTTCATTCCCAGCTGGACATGAAtgccagaggaggaaaaagagactCCTCCATTTCTACCACGGGGCCATAGAGAACTTTCTCTaaggtctgattctgcttctcCTAGTTGTTCTGTTCACTGAGTAACTCCAGCAGGCTCCATTTGTAAAACAAGGAATTTGGAGTGGCTGGGGAAGACGACCGGCTCTGTACCACCCCTTGTTCCCGGCCCCCCAGTCCAGGCCCCCACAAGCACTTGCCATGGCCACAACCGGCCCAGAGTTCATGTACTTcaccagccctgggaagaagggACGGTCCTTCAGGTCAATGTAGTGCTGCTTCAGGAGCTCCTGAGAGGCCTGGCATGCAACAGGAGGTCGCCGTTAGGAAGTACGCTGGAAAGGCTGAAGTACAACTGTCCCATCCAAAGAACCCCCCATCCCCAAGACAGGTTCGCCAAGTCCTGTACCATACGTTAGCTCACATTCATAAGGTGTATATCGAAATCCCACCCAAACCCCGACACTGACACTCCTGTAGCCGGAACACTGGTCTGATCATGAAGACAGCCTCAAAATGTCCATGCTGTTAGGGGGGATATTATCATCCTAAGAAGCATGTGGTTTGAGAATCTGGATGTGGAGTGTTAAGCTTTGGCTGCCTTTGAGGAAGATGCGTCTGAGGGAGATCATGTCAACTCTTCTGGCCCATTTCTAAGCTACCTTTCCAACATTTCACACGCTAACCGAGAATGTTCTCCTCATCCCAGATGGGCTTGGTTAAGATTTTAATACCTCTCCCAAAAGGTCCAGATTTGTGGCCCACATGTAAAGTGTGGGAATAGCGGGCTCTGCCCTAAACCGGAGGGAGCTCCGTCTGCCCGCACCGTGGGCACGTGTGGCCCGTGTGGCCCGCGTGGCCGGGCCGGGGGACAGTTTCCTCcgctccctcctgctccctcctgctccctcctgctccctcctgctccccgggCCGTCATGTCACCTCCGCTTAACCTTGCGAGGGCGCCTGTGCCCGCTGGCCCCAGGGCCGCGATCGCTGCTGGGGCCgcgagggggaggaggggaggtccTCGGGGCGCGGGAGGCGACGGTGGGAAGCCGGTGGAGGAGCGGGGTATTGGGGGGGGCCCGCGTTACCTGCAGGAACTTCATGGCCACGAGGCGGAACCCCTTCTGCTCGAAGCGCTTGATGATCTCGCCCACCAGGCCGCGCTGCACGCCGTCCGGCTTGATGGCGATGAACGTGCGCTCCTGGTGGGCCATGGCCTGCGGGCGACAGGTCGGCTCAGGGCCCGCGGCCTCGGGGACACAGGACCCCGGCCGCCCTCCCCCGGCCCCAACCCCGCGGGCGCTCCGGCCCCTCCGTCCGCTCCTCGGGAACACGAGCCCGCCGGCCACCGCCCCGCGGAAGGGGACCCGGCGCAGGGCCCGGGGGAGGGAGAGCGGGTGGAGGCGAGCGCGTccgctgggggcgggggagggggttccGGGGGGTCGGCGAGGAAAAGCGCCCCCAGCGCCTTACCGGGAAGCAGGCTGCGCGGCGGGGCGGGAGGCGAGACGTGGAGCGAGCGGCGGGCCGGGAGCCGATCGGGAGGAGGGACGCGCGACGGCCACACCCCGGACGCCCCGCCGCCCAACCCGCGAGGCCGACGCGGCCCGAGACCGCTGTCCACGCCCCGGGCAGGCGAGGAGGAGAGGGGCCTCGGGAGCAGGAAGTGGCTTCCTCTCCCGGTTGGGTGAGGGGTGTCCTGGAGGGGTAGTGTCGGGAGGGGGCGCTGCCCCGCGGCGGGAACTCAGCCCGTCCCGGCCGCAGGCCTCCCCGCAGTCCCTCCCGCCACACGCGCACGGGCCCGCGCGCACACACTCATACTCCCTGTGCGGTGAGCTGCCCCAGCCCGAGACTCATCCTGACACGGTTCTAGATGGTCTCCCAGCAATCAGACCTGGCGCGTCCGCCCACAGTTCCCCACCCCCGGACGGTGCTCAGCTTCGGTGCGGAGGCAGCGAGTCCCTCCTTACCGCCGGCGCGGACAGCAGTCCAGCAATGCTTGTCCCTGAGATGGTCCCAGGCCTCGTGTCTGTCCCTGCTCGGGACCGTGAGCTGACGGTGGGCCCCGCGGGCCTCTCCCGACTGCTGGCAGTGACCGCCCTGATAACCAGTACCCGCCAGGTAGAGAGACTTCAGCTACCTCCATTTTGACCTCAGACCCTCCAGGTGACTAAATTCTTCCTAGTTTATCACTTAACTCTGGGAGAAGCCCTGCAGGCAAAGGATTCCCTGATGGGAACCGATACTACCCCCTCAAGCAGCAGGGAGAACTCTGCAGGACCAACCCCAAGACACTGATGGACTTGACCTTCAGTGCCCACCTGCAGGTACACACTGACCTTTGTCCGTTTCCATATGGAAACCTGgaagtattttcagcactttggagacagtctttgagaGAGATGTTGGTCTAGTCTTTCCAGTGTCGGCCTCCCAGAAATAAATTCTCTTCTTGTTCTGCCTCAACTGGTCTGCCTTTGGGTTTTGTTAGTGCGGAGTGTGGAACCTGGTCTGTttgccccaccacccccacccccagccaaccTGCAAACCTGGCCTCGGCTGCAAGGGACCAATCTAGCCCTCTGTAACACCTTCTTGCCTTCCCACACTGCTAGGTGCAAAGTATTAAAATGCAATTCTTCTGGAGAAGAGACAGCCAATGTTCCCTTTGGCTTCAAGGTAGAACCCTAATTTGGGCTTCCTTTTCAGAGTTATCCAATGTCAACTGTGGGACAGGGTCTGGGAATTTCACTGGAGATTTCTCTGGAGAGCTGTTTGCCCCATTGGTCCAGTCACTCTAGCTCCTGCAGTATGGTCCATAGCAGCCTTCTGCCTTTCACATTCCCTGCCCTTCCTGAAAAGACAGCCCTTAAATGGGCAAGGTGTGACCCCGCTGCCTCACTGCACACACAATCATTCCCCAAAGGTGCGAGTACTTTCCCccaacaaggaaacagaaatgcaTCTAGTTCTCAGCTCCCTGGAAGGAAAGTAGCCCCCCCACACCACCCAtaccactgcccccccccaccatggagaaaatcctttcacaatgtaACTGTCCCTTAGAACCTcagaataggggcgcctgcgtggctcagtgggttaagccgctgcctttggctcaggtcatgatctcagggtcctgggatcgagtcccgcatcgggctctctgctcagcagggagcctgcttccctctctctctctctgcctgcctctccgactacttgtgatttctctctgtcaaataaataaa is a window from the Neovison vison isolate M4711 chromosome 5, ASM_NN_V1, whole genome shotgun sequence genome containing:
- the LOC122906568 gene encoding nucleoside diphosphate kinase B; translated protein: MAHQERTFIAIKPDGVQRGLVGEIIKRFEQKGFRLVAMKFLQASQELLKQHYIDLKDRPFFPGLVKYMNSGPVVAMVWEGLNVVKTGRMMLGETNPADSKPGTIRGDFCIQVGRNIIHGSDSVKSAEKEISLWFKPEELVDYKSCAFDWIYE